The following coding sequences are from one Megachile rotundata isolate GNS110a chromosome 13, iyMegRotu1, whole genome shotgun sequence window:
- the mbc gene encoding dedicator of cytokinesis protein myoblast city isoform X3, translating to MPMAWKPVKEHLGVAIHNFVHGTPNALRLNVGEVVYILEECGDWYYGRNKLRGTCGIFPKSYIHIQPQSANMDCLIHEITSVLREWGHHWKHLYVIHSEHFRTMQQQILELVGYRSKILSGTLTVDELKHMKRLATAKIDTGNQLLGMDMVVRDDHGNVLNPEETSTIQLYYHHETAAERIRKAANDTKKKPSKPQAPVYSHIFFVSVRNFVCKMAEDVELLLTLYDGREMKAITENYVVSWSKEGLARDIDQLHNLRVLFTDLGSRDLARDKVYLACYVIRIGGMEAKDVDHRRSSVAQTNQKTKNSENMRRPFGVAAMDITLYITGKLEGDSDHHHFIPFVQCCEKESLDGTLRRILSQKETNIQKSNNGNSGSFAGGQGLWASLKLLRGDPKQVRDENPHLVLGNVAIARKMGFPEVILPGDVRNDLYLTLISGEFNKGSKSTDKNVEVTVKVCNESGVPIPGVMTLGGGASPIDEYRSVIYYHEDKPRWCETFKIAVPIEEFKQAHLKFTFKHRSSNEAKDKSERPFALSYVKLMQRNGTTLQDIQHELLVYKLDQKKYEESDISYLKLPSTRGELVELNAEKKPTLGSFALSSKDSFLIATNICSTKLTQNVDLLGLLNWASHNTDLKESLAALMKVDGEEVVKFLQDVLDALFNILMSNSDSDVYDDMVFECLLYIIGLVSDRKYQHFQPVLDLYISESFSATLAYKKLIAVLRKRIDNATNNDGQERDILLKTMKSLQYCMRFVVESRLLFTELNQDEEEFSQTLTELLKSIVELMRHETDSTLLVQGACLKYLPTTIPHLLRVYSGKQLSVILTDLLVTLPSGRLTKQKMMTVNDIVHSPLFLNAECRAILLPRITILVRDLLEAKEEVELCVKILSDILELTFRKDIGNTVQDVKEIMLTALRTIIQTVISMDRENPLVGNLVSVMLAIFRQMTQHHYETYINHFRTTFDLLDFLMEILLVFKDLVSKSVFPGDWCEMIMLQNSIILKSLRYFSGTIRDYYFTEFEQQAWSNFFHCAIAFLTQPALQLETFTPSKRNRIVSRYNDMRRETAFEIRSMWFNLGQHKILFVPSLVGAILEMALIPESELRKATIPIFFDMMQCEFYSSRITEGYGDTKRDPAHIKANFIEYENEMIAKLDILVEGGRGDEQFRLLWIQVMGNLCEKHSTMREQGLRFVDTVAKLMERLLQYRDIIHAESQEHRMLCIVNLLEFYSEINRKEMYIRYVNKLCELHLECDNYTEAAYSLKLHSQLLAWSDQPLPPLLRSHRYLSCQTHRELKEALYNDMIEYFDKGKMWECALAVCKELVAQYEEETFDYLQLSVLLRRMAKFYDSIVKQLRPEPEYFRVAYYGRGHPAFLQNKIFIYRGKEYERLSDFCSRTLNQLPNAEQMNKLSPPTPEILESNHQYVQINKVDPLMDEKRHRFSGKPVTAEAVLRYHRVNDVQRFRFSRPAPKKDISQAIANSANKEKETNAINNNEFASLWLERTVLVTSHPLPGILRCFPVTSSETYLVSPLRNAIETMEATNTALRDLIISHKADNSLPLNPLSMKLNGILDPAVMGGIDNYEKAFLNPEYRSAHTEESSDLLKLEGLIAEQIPLLSIGVQLHKARAPPDLTPFHQRLEQCFASLRNHVEAKYGKRTCDLQIETLTHTVTMRRTQAARGDNHRLSESNMTNSDCGTHSRVSSLTRSQVATFKSLASFNFNNNTPSSGTQNINLSRNASIRSHILSTASLQKALGSSSPGTYKKKDSKRRSSRKSDSATSTKSDQPTSQWYTTTDIPQNTTTPVTPLISSYPSTPVFELRQELTPKRPLRSEVEKERRISNRLSGQSQHYLRNINNGIDSNSLGKGNRDSIGTTDSTASEDDLPPPLPMKTREADYCNLPEELSTHYCGTGSINNLNRSIGQWSKNKLPTPTDDLDIQTKPPTPPPKPKKPPSYILNKLMLSSDIDNFSQDPSVT from the exons ATGCCAATGGCATGGAAGCCGGTCAAAGAACATTTAGGAGTTG CTATTCACAACTTCGTACATGGAACTCCTAATGCATTAAGATTAAATGTCGGAGAAGTAGTATACATATTAGAAGAGTGTGGAGATTGGTATTATGGACGCAATAAACTTAGAGGAACATGTGGAATCTTTCCAAAATCTTATATACATATTCAACCACAGTCAGCTAATATGGATTGTTTAATACATGAAATTACAAGTGTCTTGCGAGAATGGGGACATCATTGGAAACATTTATATGTG ATTCATTCGGAACACTTCAGAACAATGCAgcaacaaattttagaattagtaggatacagaagcaaaattttaagTGGCACATTGACCGTGGATGAATTGAAACATATGAAAAGATTAGCAACAGCTAAAATTGATACTGGTAATCAGTTATTGGGAATGGACATGGTTGTTCGTGATGATCATGGAAATGTTCTTAATCCTGAAGAGACAAGTacaattcaattatattatcaCCATGAAACAGCTGCAGAAAGAATAAGAAAGGCAGCTAATGATACTAAAAAAAAACCTTCAAAACCACAAGCACCTGTATATTCgcatatattttttgttagcGTGAGAAATTTTGTATGTAAAATGGCTGAAGATGTAgaattattattaactttatatgATGGTCGTGAAATGAAGGCAATTACTGAAAATTATGTGGTATCATGGAGTAAGGAGGGGCTTGCCAGAGATATAGATCAACTTCACAATCTTCGTGTTTTGTTTACAGACCTTGGCTCCAGAGATTTAGCCAGGGATAAAGTTTATTTAGCTTGTTATGTAATTAGGATAGGAGGTATGGAGGCTAAAGATGTTGATCACCGACGTTCAAGTGTTGCACAGACGAATCAGAAAACTAAAAACAGTGAAAATATGAGGAGACCATTTGGTGTAGCAGCAATGGATATCACTTTATACATTACTGGTAAACTCGAAGGTGACTCAGATCACCATCATTTCATTCCATTTGTACA ATGTTGTGAGAAAGAAAGCTTAGATGGCACATTACGTAGAATTCTTTcacaaaaagaaacaaatattcaaAAGAGCAATAATGGTAATAGTGGCAGTTTTGCAGGTGGTCAGGGATTATGGGCTAGCTTGAAATTGCTTAGGGGTGATCCAAAacaa gtACGCGATGAAAATCCGCATTTAGTACTTGGTAATGTTGCTATTGCAAGAAAAATGGGATTTCCAGAAGTTATTTTACCAGGTGATGTGAGAAATGACTTATATCTCACATTAATTAGTGGTGAATTTAATAAAGGATCAAAGTCTACAGACAAAAATGTCGAAGTTACG GTTAAAGTATGCAATGAGAGTGGTGTACCAATACCAGGAGTTATGACATTGGGTGGTGGAGCTTCCCCCATTGACGAATATCGTAGTGTTATTTATTATCATGAAGACAAACCTAGGTGGTGTGAAACCTTTAAAATTGCTGTACctattgaagaatttaaacaaGCTCATTTGAAGTTCACGTTTAAGCATCGCAGTTCAAACGAAGCAAAGGACAAATCTGAGAGACCTTTTGCTTTGAgttatgtaaaattaatgcAACGTAATGGAACAACATTGCAAGATATACAGCATGAATTATTAGTTTATAAGTTAGATCAAAAGAAGTATGAAGAATCTGATATTTCATACTTAAAACTGCCATCAACAAGGGGTGAATTG GTTGAACTAAATGCTGAGAAAAAACCTACATTGGGATCCTTTGCTTTAAGTAGTAAAGATAGTTTTTTGATAGCAACTAATATTTGTTCAACAAAACTAACGCAAAATGTAGATTTGTTAGGTTTGTTAAACTGGGCATCACATAACACCGACTTAAAAGAATCCTTAGCTGCCTTGATGAAGGTTGATGGGGAAGAAGTAGTCAAATTTTTACAG gATGTTTTAGACGCTTTGTTTAACATACTAATGAGTAATTCAGACAGCGATGTTTATGACGATATGGTATTTGAATGTTTGTTATATATTATTGGTTTGGTGTCTGATAGAAAATATCAACATTTTCAACCAGTATTGGATTTATATATCTCTGAGAGTTTCTCTGCTACACTagcatataaaaaattaatagcaGTATTACGTAAACGCATAGATAATGCAACTAATAACGATGGGCAGGAGCGTGATATACTTCTTAAAACAATGAAAAGTCTTCAGTATTGTATGAGATTTGTTGTAGAATCTCGTCTTCTATTCACCGA ATTAAACCAAGATGAGGAAGAATTTTCTCAGACACTGACAGAGTTATTAAAATCTATCGTTGAACTTATGAGACACGAAACAGATAGTACCTTATTGGTCCAAGGAGCATGCCTTAAATATTTACCAACTACTATACCTCATCTATTGCGTGTCTATAGCGGCAAACAATTGAGCGTAATTTTAACTGACTTATTAGTTACTTTGCCATCAGGAAGATTGACCAAACAAAAGATGATGACTGTAAACGATATTGTTCATAGTCCTCTTTTTCTAAACGCAGAATGCAGGGCAATTCTGTTACCTAGAATCACTATTTTGGTTCGAGATTTATTAGAAGCTAAAGAAGAG GTAGAATTGTGCGTCAAGATATTATCTGACATCTTGGAATTAACGTTTAGGAAGGATATAGGAAATACAGTGCAGGATGTAAAAGAAATCATGCTTACAGCCTTACGCACTATTATACAAACTGTTATATCGATGGACAGGGAAAATCCACTAGTAGGAAATTTGGTTTCAGTTATGTTAGCAATATTCAG ACAAATGACGCAACATCACTATGAAACTTATATAAATCATTTTCGTACTACATTCGATTTACTTGATTTCCTCATGGAAATATTGCTAGTGTTCAAAGATCTTGTGTCTAAGAGCGTATTTCCAGGGGATTGGTGTGAAATGATTATGCTTCAAAatagtattattttaaaatcgTTACGTTACTTCTCGGGTACTATCAGAGATTATTACTTCACTGAATTTGAACAGCAGGCGTGGTCTAATTTCTTTCATTGTGCAATTGCATTTTTGACCCAACCAGCGTTGCAATTAGAGACGTTTACACCATCAAAACGTAATCGTATTGTTTCACGTTACAATGATATGCGCAG AGAAACAGCATTTGAAATACGATCAATGTGGTTTAATTTGGGACAacataaaatattgtttgttcCATCTTTGGTTGGAGCAATATTAGAGATGGCATTAATTCCAGAAAGCGAATTAAGGAAAGCAACCATACCTATATTTTTTGACATGATGCAATGTGAATTTTACAGTTCACGTATCACTGAGGGGTACGGCGATACAAAGAGGGATCCTGCTCACATAAAAGCTAATTTTATAGAGTATGAAAACGAAATGATTGCAAAATTGGATATTTTGGTTGAGGGAGGAAGGGGAGACGAACAGTTTCGTTTACTTTGGATTCAAGTAATGGGTAATCTTTGTGAAAAGCACTCAACTATGCGAGAACAAGGATTACGTTTTGTTGATACAGTAGCTAAACTCATGGAACGTTTATTACAATATCGCGATATTATTCATGCTGAATCCCAGGAACATAGAATGTTATGTATCGTAAACTTACTAGAATTTTATTCTGAGATAAACAGAAAAGAAATGTATATCAG ATATGTGAACAAATTATGCGAGTTACATTTAGAATGTGACAATTACACGGAAGCAGCATACTCCTTAAAATTGCACAGTCAATTATTAGCCTGGAGCGATCAACCACTGCCACCACTTTTAAGATCACATAG gtatttatCGTGTCAAACCCATCGTGAGTTAAAAGAAGCATTGTACAATGATATGATCGAATATTTTGACAAGGGTAAAATGTGGGAATGTGCACTTGCAGTCTGCAAAGAATTGGTTGCTCAATATGAGGAAGAAACTTTTGATTATTTACAACTTTCGGTATTATTGAGACGCATGGCTAAATTTTATGATTCTATCGTGAAGCAATTGAGACCTGAACCTGAATATTTTCGAGTTGCATATTACGGTCGAGGACATCCAGCGTTCTTACAAAATAAG ataTTTATTTATCGCGGAAAAGAATACGAACGTCTTAGCGATTTTTGTTCGCGGACGTTAAACCAATTACCAAATGCAGAGCAAATGAACAAGTTGTCTCCTCCTACTCCGGAAATATTAGAATCCAATCACCAATATGTTCAAATTAATAAGGTGGATCCACTAATGGACGAGAAGAGACACCGATTCAGTGGGAAGCCTGTAACAGCAGAAGCAGTATTAAG GTATCATCGAGTGAATGATGTTCAGCGTTTCCGATTCTCAAGACCGGCACCAAAGAAAGACATAAGTCAAGCTATAGCAAATTCTGCtaacaaagaaaaagaaacaaatgccATTAACAATAATGAATTTGCTTCATTATGGCTAGAGAGAACAGTGCTTGTCACGAGTCATCCTTTGCCAGGCATTCTCAGATGCTTTCCTGTCACATCCAGCGAAACTTACTTAGTCAGTCCTCTTCGTAACGCGATCGAAACCATGGAAGCTACGAATACTGCATTAAGAGATCTTATTATATCGCACAAAGCTGATAACAGTCTTCCATTAAATCCACTTAGTATGAAACTTAATGGTATACTAGATCCTGCTGTGATGGGCGGTATCGATAATTATGAAAAAGCGTTTCTCAATCCTGAATATCGAAGTGCTCATACCGAAGAGAGTTCTGATCTACTGAAGCTAGAAGGATTGATTGCTGAGCAAATTCCGTTGTTGAGTATCGGTGTTCAGCTACACAAGGCACGCGCTCCTCCAGATTTGACTCCGTTTCATCAACGTTTGGAACAGTGTTTTGCATCATTGAGAAATCATGTGGAAGCCAAATATGGAAAGAGG ACATGCGATTTACAAATTGAGACTCTAACTCACACTGTAACTATGCGAAGAACACAAGCTGCGAGGGGTGACAATCATCGCTTATCCGAGTCAAATATGACGAATTCAGA CTGTGGAACTCACTCCAGGGTATCCTCCCTTACGAGATCCCAAGTTGCAACATTCAAGTCGCTCGCATCATTCAATTTTAACAACAATACACCCTCATCTGGTACTCAGAACATCAATTTATCAAG GAATGCTTCTATACGTTCACACATCCTATCAACAGCATCTTTACAAAAGGCACTAGGAAGTTCAAGTCCAGGAACATATAAGAAAAAAGATTCAAAACGAAGAAGTTCACGAAAAAGTGATTCGGCAACATCTACAAAAAGTGACCAACCAACAAGTCAGTGGTATACCACAACAGATATACCACAAAATACAACGACTCCTGTTACTCCGTTAATATCCAGTTACCCTAGCACTCCAGTATTTGAACTCCGTCAAGAG CTAACACCAAAGCGTCCTTTAAGATCAGAggtagaaaaagaaagaagaataaGTAATCGTTTATCCGGGCAATCTCAacattatttaagaaatataaataatggaATAGATTCGAATAGTTTAGGAAAGGGAAACAGGGATAGTATCGGTACTACTGATAGTACAGCGTCCGAAGATGACCTGCCGCCACCTTTACCCATGAAAACGCGTGAGGCGGATTATTGTAATCTGCCAGAAGAATTGTCTACTCATTATTGCGGAACAGgcagtataaataatttgaatcgGTCTATAGGACAGTGGTCAAAAAATAAACTTCCAACTCCTACAGACGATCTTGACATTCAGACGAAGCCACCAACACCACCGCCAAAACCAAAAAAACCGCCTTCTTATATCTTGAATAAACTGATGCTTTCTTCGGATATAGACAACTTTAGTCAGGATCCGTCCGTGACTTGA